The Acetobacteroides hydrogenigenes nucleotide sequence ACCTGTAAAAGATATCCTCTTTTTATGAATTTTTTAGTACTTATTTTAGCTTATATCCCCATAAACCATATGCTGCAATTGCTGCAAAGCATACCAGTGGGATTGAAAAACCAATAGCCATCGATCCGGTAATATCGGCAATGTAGCCCATCAGCATTGGGCAGATGGCTCCACCAGCAACTCCCATAACGATGTACGAGGATGCCTTCTTGGTGTGGCGGCCAAGATCTCTAATTCCCAGCGCAAAAATGGTTGGAAACATCACCGACATAAAGAAGTAGGTTACGAATAGGGCAACAATCGACACCCATCCTAGTGCTAGCAGCACGGTAAGCATCAAAACGGTATTGGCAATGGCGTAGGCAGCTAAAAGAACATTAGGTTTAACGTACCTCATAATGAAGCTGCCCGACAGACGACCAATCATAAACAATCCCATTCCACCAAACGAAAGGATAAGCGCTGCATCCTGATTTGATATTGAAGGAATCTCTTCTGTTACGTAGTTGATGAAGAAGCTGTTTACGCCGGTTTGTGCGGCAACGTAAAGAAACTGGGTTAGGATTGCCAGCTTAAAGTGACGGTACTGGAAGAGGCTCTTCTTCTCGGGAACTGTAGCTGCAGCAGCCTCTTCTGACCCATGAGCATGAGCATGCTCGCTGATCTCAGGAAGCGGAGTTCTTATAAAGAAGATGGCAACAAGCAGCACCAAAAAGCCAACGCCCACGTAAGGGATGGCAAGCGATGAGAACTGATCGCCGCCGTCGGTGTTACCAAAGATCACCAAGCCCCCAATAAGCGGACCAACAATCCAACCTAGCCCATTAAACGACTGCGACAGGTTGATACGCTGCGCTGCCGACTTTGAAGGGCCAAGAACAGTTGTGTAGGGGTTTGCGGCTGTCTCAAGGCAGGTTAATCCGCAGGCAATAATAAACAGGCAGATTAGGAACGAAGGGAAAGTCTGCACGTAGGTTGCTGCAGGATAGAATAGGAACGCGCCAATTGCAAAAACCAGCAGTCCAAGAATTATCCCCTTCTTATACCCAAAACGGTTCATTATTAACCCGGCAGGAATTGCCATGATAAGGTAACCTCCGTAAAGGGCAGCCTGAACCAGACCGGACTCGGCACGTGAGATTCCTAAGATTTCCTGAAAGTGCTTGTTAAGCACATCAAGCAAGCTGTGGGCAAAGCCCCACAGGAAGAAGAGCGAGGTAACGAGAATGAACGGAACCAGATAGCTGGTTCCGTTTAATCTTACCAACGAGCTCTTCGGAGCATTCGTAGTTGGTGTATTCATTAGGTTAAGGTGTTATTCTTACAGCTTGCTACTTGTAGATAGGGCCAAAGGTAGAGCAGGCTCTGAAGTCTGCACCTTCGATATCCATTCCAAACGCAGCCCAAGTGCTAGGACGGAAGATCTTATCCTCGGCAACATTGTGCATGCAAACAGGTATGCGAAGCATCGACGCTAAGGTAATCAAATCTGCGCCAATATGACCATACGAGAAAGCACCATGATTAGCACCCCAGTTAGCCATTACGCTGTACACATCCTTAAACGCACCTTCACCGGTAAGACGTGGAGCAAACCAGGTAGTTGGCCAGGTTGGATTAGTTCTTTCATCTAGTGCCTCGTTAACCTCTTTAGGAAGTTCAACGGTATAACCTTCTGCAATCTGAAGTACTGGCCCTAAGCCCTTAATGATATTTACACGCGAAAGGGTGATAGGCATGCCACCCTTCGATAGAAAGCAGGATGAGTATCCGCCACCTCTAAAGTATTCGAGATCGGCAACTGGCCAAGATGTAGCATCTAGGCACTTTTGTGCTTCTTCTTCGCTGATTTCCCAATGAGGCTTCATTGCTGGCTTGCCCTCGATTGATTGCTCGCCGCTGCCATCGAGTGCCGATGAACCTGAGTTAATAAGGTGAATAAGTCCGTTAGATGCTAAGCCTTCAACGCTATATCCGGTTACACGCTTGATAGCATCGGGGCTCCAGTAGGTTCTTACATCCGAGAATACTTGTGCAGTATTGGTAAGAAGATGGCCAAACATCATAGCTACGCCGTTAAGCGAGTCGTTTTCGGTGGCAACAAGGAAAGCCTGACGGATACCGTTCCAGTCGAACGATGAGTTCATTATAGCCTCCATAAAGTCACCATTAGGGAAGTGGTCGGTCCACTGACGTTGTCCCTGGAATCCGCTAAGGATTGCGTTGTGGCCAAGCGACTCCTCAACGAAGCCTAGCTCAGCAAGGCGAGGATTTCCGACCATAAGATCGCGGGCAATGAGAGTCATCTTAACAACAGTTTCCCAGTCCTTATCGAGTTCCTCGCGGCTCTTCTTGTTCTTATCCTTATTGATATCTCTGCCTTCTTTGCAGTTCTTCTTTGTCCATGCCAATGCTTTTTCGAACTCTACCTTGTCGTAGATCTCCTCCTCAATACGACGGGTAAACTCGCACATGTCGATGTACTCGTTGCGCATACCAAGGTAGGTTTGGAAGAAGTCTGCATCAACAATCGATCCGGCGATACCCATAGATACCGATCCCATCGATAGGTACGACTTGCCCCTCATGGTTGCAACGGCAATACCCGCCTTTGCAAACTGAAGCAACTTTGCCTTTACATCTTCTGGAATTTCGTTGCTATCGGCATCCTGAACATCCTTTCCATAGATACCGAATGCAGGAAGCCCCTTTTGGCTATGACCTGCCAAAGCAGCAGCTAGGTAAACTGCACCAGGACGCTCGGTTCCGTTGAATCCCCAAATAGCCTTTGGACGATGTGGGTCCATGTCGATAGTCTCGCTACCGTAGCACCAGCAAGGGGTAACGGTAATGCTAACGCCAACGCCCATGCGCTCGAACTTTTCGGCAGCCATAGCAGCTTCAGCAACGCCTCCGATGCAGGTATCGGCAATCACGCACTCCACAGGAGTACCATCGCCATGACGAAGGTTAGCGGTAAGAAAATCGGCAGCCATTTGTGCCATTCTCATAGTTTGCTCTTCGAGCGATTCGCGAACACCTTTGCGGCGGCCGTCGATGCATGGTCTGATTCCTATTTTAGGAAGAGAGCCCTTTAGTCTTGTTGATAATGCGGTCATCTTTGATTTCTGGTTTAGTAGGTATTAGTGCTCAAAAAATTATTTCATTGCAGCAACGATACTTCTATAACGAGCATAGGCATCGTTCCACTGTTGTGCTTCTGTTGGATAATAGGTAACAGGAATGCTGGATGCTGCGGCAACCGATCGTATTTCGTCTACCGACTCAAGCCCTCCCATTCCCCACGCCTGCGTAAGCAGATTGCCCGCCGCTGTTCCCTCGGGAAGTACAGCGGTAACGTTTACCCGACAGGCGTTGGCCGTAAGCTGGCAAAGCAGCTTATTGTTGATTCCGCCACCGGTAATCATTATATCCTCAGCAGGTGCTATGGCTTGAATATCGTCGAATGTCTCGCGATACTTCAAGGCAAGCGATTCTATAACAACACGCGCAAGCTGTCCGTGCGTTTGAGGTACAGGTTGATTGGTTGCTACGCAGTAGTCGGCTATCGCCTTGCACATATCCTCGGGGTTGAGGAACGATGCATGGTCGATGTCGACGAAGGCCGTGAAAGACTCAGCCTTTTGCGCCAAATGTACCAGCGTTGGATAGTCGTACTCGGTACCCGAATCCTTTATAGAGCGGCGGGTTTGCTGAAGCACCCAAAGCCCCATAAGGTTTTTAAGAAGGTAATTACGCCCTTCTATCCCACCCTCGTTGGTGAAG carries:
- a CDS encoding sugar MFS transporter; this encodes MNTPTTNAPKSSLVRLNGTSYLVPFILVTSLFFLWGFAHSLLDVLNKHFQEILGISRAESGLVQAALYGGYLIMAIPAGLIMNRFGYKKGIILGLLVFAIGAFLFYPAATYVQTFPSFLICLFIIACGLTCLETAANPYTTVLGPSKSAAQRINLSQSFNGLGWIVGPLIGGLVIFGNTDGGDQFSSLAIPYVGVGFLVLLVAIFFIRTPLPEISEHAHAHGSEEAAAATVPEKKSLFQYRHFKLAILTQFLYVAAQTGVNSFFINYVTEEIPSISNQDAALILSFGGMGLFMIGRLSGSFIMRYVKPNVLLAAYAIANTVLMLTVLLALGWVSIVALFVTYFFMSVMFPTIFALGIRDLGRHTKKASSYIVMGVAGGAICPMLMGYIADITGSMAIGFSIPLVCFAAIAAYGLWGYKLK
- a CDS encoding L-fucose isomerase, yielding MTALSTRLKGSLPKIGIRPCIDGRRKGVRESLEEQTMRMAQMAADFLTANLRHGDGTPVECVIADTCIGGVAEAAMAAEKFERMGVGVSITVTPCWCYGSETIDMDPHRPKAIWGFNGTERPGAVYLAAALAGHSQKGLPAFGIYGKDVQDADSNEIPEDVKAKLLQFAKAGIAVATMRGKSYLSMGSVSMGIAGSIVDADFFQTYLGMRNEYIDMCEFTRRIEEEIYDKVEFEKALAWTKKNCKEGRDINKDKNKKSREELDKDWETVVKMTLIARDLMVGNPRLAELGFVEESLGHNAILSGFQGQRQWTDHFPNGDFMEAIMNSSFDWNGIRQAFLVATENDSLNGVAMMFGHLLTNTAQVFSDVRTYWSPDAIKRVTGYSVEGLASNGLIHLINSGSSALDGSGEQSIEGKPAMKPHWEISEEEAQKCLDATSWPVADLEYFRGGGYSSCFLSKGGMPITLSRVNIIKGLGPVLQIAEGYTVELPKEVNEALDERTNPTWPTTWFAPRLTGEGAFKDVYSVMANWGANHGAFSYGHIGADLITLASMLRIPVCMHNVAEDKIFRPSTWAAFGMDIEGADFRACSTFGPIYK